One Setaria viridis chromosome 5, Setaria_viridis_v4.0, whole genome shotgun sequence genomic region harbors:
- the LOC117855370 gene encoding uncharacterized protein: MEISFEAWEGVQRHGQDLADRLAQGFTGLLQAPPQFPWPPAPHKRMPFDIDLPVVPFGAGRGAPGKDFPFPAAAVSSVIDIGGRLGQAGAELGASVGGAVQHAVRQLPVPFRQIRRRKQSPQAPLPPAASVGEGAVGLSVGRAAADRCPLEAAAAAAAAATGSAAASSVSGHVGGDDLDEEDEGFGCEIGTFGNFKKAKGTVNMSATYNTRSHDIESSVVARGDLWRLEASRGGSTSGNDTSPLYLIQLGPLLFVRDSTLLLPVHLSKQHLLWYGYDRKNGVHSLCPAIWSKHRRWLMMSMMCLNPVACSFMDLQFPNGQLTYVAGEGISASGFLPLFGGLLQAQGKYPGETRVSFSVKNKRGTRFTPMFQWPDKSVSLGVTQPLAWKRSGLMVRPSIQVSLCPTFGGSDPGVRAEVVHSLKEELNLMCGLSCTRHPSAFTALSIGRSKWNGQVGSSGVVITLETPLNNIGRPALSVQLNGGFEL, translated from the exons ATGGAGATCTCGTTCGAGGCGTGGGAGGGCGTGCAGCGGCACGGCCAGGACCTCGCGGACCGCCTCGCGCAGGGCTTCACGGGCCTGCTCCAGGCGCCGCCGCAGTTCCCGTGGCCGCCGGCACCGCACAAACGGATGCCCTTCGACATCGACCTCCCCGTCGTCCCCTTCGGCGCCGGACGCGGAGCCCCCGGGAAGGACTTCCCcttccccgcggcggcggtctCCTCGGTCATCGACATCGGCGGAAGGCTCGGACAGGCCGGCGCCGAGCTCGGGGCGTCCGTCGGCGGGGCCGTGCAGCACGCCGTCAGGCAGCTGCCCGTCCCGTTCCGCCAGATCCGGCGCCGCAAGCAGTCGCCTCAGGCGCCCCTGCCCCCTGCGGCTTCGGTGGGCGAGGGGGCCGTAGGGCTCTCCGTCGGAAGGGCTGCTGCGGATAGGTGCCCCCtagaggcggcggccgccgcagccgctgcgGCAACTGGGAGCGCGGCCGCGTCGAGCGTCAGTGGTCATGTTGGCGGAGATGACTTggatgaggaggacgagggTTTCGGCTGCGAGATTGGGACTTTTGGAAACTTTAAGAAGGCCAAG GGTACTGTAAATATGTCGGCAACTTACAACACCAGGAGTCATGACATCGAGAGTTCTGTTGTTGCACGTGGAGACCTATGGAGGCTAGAGGCCTCACGTGGTGGTTCAACTTCTGGAAATGATACTTCGCCTCTTTACCTTATTCAGTTGGGGCCTCTACTATTTGTTCGAGACTCTACACTTCTCTTGCCTGTTCATCTATCAAAGCAACACCTGCTTTGGTATGGTTATGATCGCAAG AATGGAGTTCATTCCCTATGTCCGGCTATATGGTCAAAACATAGAAGATGGTTGATGATGTCGATGATGTGTCTCAATCCAGTTGCTTGT TCCTTTATGGATCTGCAGTTCCCTAATGGGCAATTAACATATGTTGCTGGTGAGGGGATATCAGCAAGTGGTTTTCTTCCGTTATTTGGCGGGTTGCTCCAAGCTCAAGGAAAATATCCTGGAGAAACAAGAGTGAGCTTTTCTGTCAAG aataaacGTGGCACAAGGTTCACTCCTATGTTTCAGTGGCCCGACAAGTCTGTTTCGTTAGGAGTTACTCAACCCTTGGCATGGAAAAGATCTGGTCTTATGGTGAGACCCAGCATACAAGTCAG TTTGTGCCCTACATTTGGTGGAAGTGATCCTGGGGTACGTGCAGAAGTTGTCCATTCACTGAAAGAGGAATTGAATTTGATGTGTGGCCTCTCTTGCACAAGACATCCATCAGCTTTTACCGCGCTCTCT ATTGGCCGGTCCAAGTGGAATGGTCAAGTGGGCAGTTCTGGAGTGGTAATCACCTTGGAAACACCTCTTAATAACATTGGAAGGCCAGCTTTATCCGTTCAACTGAATGGCGGCTTTGAGTTGTGA
- the LOC117855371 gene encoding uncharacterized protein — MKIAPAAALPLLLLLIFSPAAMSSALAPSGADEHGPSVYVVFVSRADYFDSPDYDLGLLASVVGSAAEAKGALIYHYSGVGFAARLAPEHAARLSKKDGVAVLKDETYGIEGDGRLPRFFEENV; from the exons ATGAAGATAGCTCCCGCAGCTGCGCttccactgctgctgctgctcatctTCTCGCCGGCCGCCATGTCCTCCGCTCTGGCCCCGTCCGGCGCCGACGAGCACGGCCCCAGCGTCTACGTTGTCTTCGTCAGCCGCGCCGACTACTTCGACTCCCCGGACTACGACCTCGGCTTGCTCGCTTCCGTCGTCGGAAG cgcggcggaggcgaaggGCGCGCTGATCTACCACTACAGCGGTGTCGGCTTCGCGGCGCGCCTGGCACCGGAGCACGCCGCTCGACTGTCAA AGAAGGACGGCGTCGCGGTCTTGAAGGACGAGACGTACGGTATTGAGGGGGACGGCCGATTGCCTCGTTTCTTCGAAGAGAATGTCTGA